The Halorhabdus sp. BNX81 genome includes a region encoding these proteins:
- a CDS encoding V-type ATP synthase subunit E gives MSLETVVEDIREQARSRAREITEAADEQAESIVSEAEDDAESIVAEREREVERQIAQERERRLSSANLEAKQERLNARREVLETVRSQVEDGLATLEADRRETLTRELLENALAEFEGSEVRVYGRPEDAELLESILADYDATLAGERDCLGGVVVESDESRVRVNNTFDSVLEDVWEDQIKAISDRLFEDTDVDGDLADDAETTEQ, from the coding sequence ATGAGCCTCGAAACGGTCGTCGAAGACATCCGGGAGCAAGCCCGTTCGCGTGCGAGAGAGATCACGGAGGCCGCTGACGAGCAAGCCGAATCGATCGTCAGCGAGGCCGAGGACGACGCCGAGTCGATCGTCGCCGAGCGCGAGCGCGAGGTCGAACGCCAGATCGCCCAGGAGCGCGAGCGCCGGCTCTCGAGTGCGAACCTGGAGGCCAAACAGGAGCGGCTGAACGCACGCCGGGAAGTCCTCGAAACGGTTCGCAGCCAGGTCGAAGACGGGCTCGCGACCCTCGAGGCGGACCGACGCGAGACGTTGACCCGCGAGCTCCTCGAAAACGCGCTTGCGGAGTTCGAGGGAAGCGAGGTACGCGTCTACGGTCGGCCCGAGGACGCCGAGTTGCTCGAATCGATCCTTGCGGACTACGACGCGACCCTGGCTGGCGAACGCGACTGTCTCGGCGGCGTCGTCGTCGAGAGCGACGAGTCCAGGGTCAGGGTGAACAACACGTTCGACTCGGTACTCGAAGACGTCTGGGAGGACCAGATCAAGGCGATCAGCGATCGCCTCTTCGAAGATACTGACGTCGACGGCGACCTCGCCGACGACGCCGAGACAACCGAGCAATGA
- a CDS encoding V-type ATP synthase subunit I, translating into MLRPERMSRVSVAGAKRVMTDVIETVHDLDVLHITEYDGSFEGFDPGDPAEGADDASDKLVTVRALESTLGVEPEDAGPTRLVTDEALESDLEEIREEVNELDDRRDALRTDIRNVEEDIERMEFFVDLGIDLDLLSGYDSLSVAVGNGDPNSVSTALESADAFDATEVFGDGNTLAAFAYPADDEALGDALVGTDFAAVDMPDGDGDPETYLSELRHRRQQLESRLSTVENEFEELKLDVGGFLLAAEEKLTVEVQKREAPLTFATTENAFVAEGWIPTEDVDRFESALRSAVGDHLEIDELERADYDDEGHPTEREPVEGAGDQAADDGAEAVAADGGRTVGPLTMSEGHPPVVQDNPGGIAPFESLVEVINRPKYTELDPTLALFLTFPLFFGFMIGDLGYGILYFIAGYGIWSRLDKPTLKSLGGVGMWAGGFTAVFGVLYGEIFGLHQLGEIVWNGHPPIHKGLQPHYVAFAQAWLVASLVAGVLHLIVGRVIDFANNLHHGLWDAFAESGSWIMLTAGIWLWVFSTQARGPKPEFMFTAFGSGEAAAIPLGFTGFSPTVGTAGLVLTAVGFVLAIYAEGGIALVESITQAFGHVVSYTRLAAVLLAKAGMALVVNLLVFGATLHEGEFHFIFFMDHAPNPDYVVFAGLVNGSEPVMIALGWLAGIVVLVAGHLVVLVLGVSSAGLQAVRLEYVEFFGKFYEGGGTAYRPFGHEREYTAED; encoded by the coding sequence ATGCTCAGACCTGAGCGGATGAGCCGGGTCTCGGTCGCCGGCGCAAAGCGCGTGATGACCGACGTCATCGAGACCGTCCACGACCTCGATGTCCTTCACATCACGGAGTACGACGGTTCCTTCGAGGGGTTCGACCCTGGCGACCCGGCGGAAGGCGCGGACGACGCCTCGGACAAGCTCGTGACGGTGCGGGCACTGGAATCGACTCTTGGCGTCGAGCCCGAGGACGCCGGTCCGACGCGGCTGGTGACCGACGAGGCGCTCGAATCAGATCTCGAAGAGATCCGTGAGGAGGTCAACGAGCTCGACGACCGCCGGGACGCGCTGCGCACCGACATCCGGAACGTCGAGGAGGACATCGAGCGAATGGAGTTCTTCGTCGACCTCGGTATCGACCTGGATCTGCTCTCCGGGTACGACTCGCTGTCCGTCGCTGTCGGCAACGGCGATCCGAACAGCGTCAGCACGGCACTCGAGTCGGCCGATGCGTTCGACGCCACCGAGGTGTTCGGCGACGGGAACACGCTCGCCGCGTTCGCCTACCCGGCCGACGACGAAGCGCTCGGGGACGCCCTCGTCGGGACCGACTTCGCGGCTGTCGACATGCCCGACGGCGATGGGGACCCGGAGACGTATCTGAGCGAACTCAGACACCGCCGCCAGCAACTCGAGTCGCGGCTCTCGACGGTCGAAAACGAGTTCGAGGAGCTCAAACTCGACGTCGGCGGGTTCCTGCTGGCGGCCGAGGAAAAACTCACCGTCGAGGTCCAAAAGCGGGAAGCGCCCCTGACGTTCGCGACGACGGAGAACGCCTTCGTCGCCGAGGGATGGATCCCGACCGAGGACGTCGACCGCTTCGAGTCCGCACTCCGGTCGGCCGTCGGCGATCACCTCGAGATCGACGAGCTCGAGCGCGCCGACTACGACGACGAGGGTCACCCCACCGAGCGGGAGCCGGTCGAGGGCGCTGGTGACCAGGCGGCAGACGACGGGGCCGAAGCGGTCGCGGCGGACGGCGGCCGGACGGTTGGCCCGCTCACGATGAGCGAGGGGCACCCGCCCGTCGTCCAGGACAATCCCGGCGGGATCGCGCCCTTCGAGTCGCTGGTCGAGGTCATCAACCGGCCGAAGTACACGGAACTCGATCCGACGCTCGCGTTGTTCCTCACCTTCCCGCTTTTCTTCGGGTTCATGATCGGCGACCTCGGCTACGGGATCCTGTACTTCATCGCGGGGTATGGCATCTGGAGTCGCCTGGACAAGCCGACACTGAAGAGTCTCGGCGGCGTCGGCATGTGGGCCGGCGGCTTCACTGCCGTCTTCGGCGTGCTGTACGGCGAGATCTTCGGGCTCCACCAGCTCGGCGAGATCGTCTGGAACGGCCACCCGCCGATTCACAAGGGACTCCAGCCCCACTACGTCGCCTTCGCCCAGGCGTGGCTGGTGGCGAGTCTCGTCGCCGGCGTACTCCACCTGATCGTCGGTCGGGTCATCGACTTCGCGAACAATCTCCACCACGGGCTGTGGGACGCCTTCGCCGAGAGCGGCTCCTGGATCATGCTCACCGCCGGGATCTGGCTGTGGGTGTTCAGCACGCAGGCCCGTGGCCCCAAGCCCGAGTTCATGTTCACCGCCTTCGGCAGCGGCGAGGCGGCGGCCATCCCACTCGGGTTTACCGGGTTTTCGCCGACGGTCGGGACGGCCGGGCTGGTGCTGACGGCCGTCGGGTTCGTCCTGGCGATCTACGCCGAGGGTGGCATCGCACTGGTCGAGAGCATCACGCAGGCGTTCGGTCACGTGGTGTCCTACACCCGGCTGGCGGCCGTCCTGCTAGCGAAGGCCGGCATGGCGCTGGTCGTCAACCTGCTGGTGTTCGGCGCGACGCTGCATGAGGGGGAGTTCCACTTCATCTTCTTCATGGATCATGCGCCAAATCCCGACTACGTCGTCTTCGCGGGCCTGGTCAACGGGAGCGAGCCCGTGATGATCGCACTCGGCTGGCTCGCCGGCATCGTCGTCCTGGTGGCCGGCCACCTGGTCGTGCTGGTGCTTGGCGTCTCCTCGGCCGGCCTCCAGGCCGTCCGTCTCGAATACGTCGAGTTCTTCGGGAAGTTCTACGAGGGCGGTGGGACGGCCTACCGGCCGTTCGGACACGAGCGCGAATATACGGCCGAGGATTGA
- the ahaH gene encoding ATP synthase archaeal subunit H encodes MPRPEVLDRIKEAEREADEIVAEAENEREQRLEEARERAEEIREQAHADAEAMAEERLADAREEIESDREEILEDGANRRERLESQAQQRIDEVVEDVLEAFAEEVHAQT; translated from the coding sequence ATGCCCAGGCCCGAGGTTCTCGACCGCATCAAGGAGGCCGAGCGAGAGGCTGACGAAATCGTCGCCGAGGCCGAAAACGAGCGTGAACAGCGCCTCGAAGAGGCGCGCGAGCGGGCCGAGGAGATCCGTGAGCAGGCCCACGCGGACGCCGAAGCGATGGCCGAAGAGCGTCTCGCCGACGCGCGCGAAGAGATAGAATCCGACCGCGAGGAGATCCTCGAGGACGGTGCCAACCGACGGGAGCGACTCGAGTCCCAAGCCCAACAGCGCATCGACGAGGTCGTCGAGGATGTCCTCGAAGCGTTCGCGGAGGAGGTACATGCTCAGACCTGA
- a CDS encoding methyltransferase domain-containing protein, translating to MGILEDKARARLFYKYLSKVYDRVNPFIWNERMRTDALELLDIGTDDRVLDVGCGTGFGTEGILEHTDDVYGLDQSPHQLAKAREKLGDGPAQFCFGDAERLPFEADTFDVVWSSGSIEYWPNPVTALRECRRVARPGGQVLVVGPNYPGSSIFQKLADAIMLFYDAEDADRMFAEAGFEDVEHVTMGPGYNPEIAITTVARVPA from the coding sequence ATGGGCATCCTTGAAGACAAAGCGCGGGCACGGCTATTTTACAAGTACCTCTCGAAAGTGTACGACCGCGTAAACCCCTTCATCTGGAACGAGCGGATGCGCACCGACGCGCTCGAACTCCTCGACATCGGCACCGACGATCGAGTTCTCGATGTCGGGTGTGGCACGGGGTTCGGGACCGAGGGCATCCTCGAACACACTGACGACGTCTACGGGCTCGATCAGAGCCCCCACCAACTTGCCAAGGCCAGAGAGAAACTCGGTGACGGGCCCGCCCAGTTTTGCTTTGGCGACGCCGAACGCCTCCCGTTCGAGGCGGACACCTTCGACGTGGTCTGGTCCTCGGGTTCGATCGAGTACTGGCCCAACCCCGTCACGGCACTTCGGGAGTGTCGGCGCGTCGCCCGTCCCGGCGGGCAGGTCCTGGTCGTCGGCCCGAACTACCCCGGGTCGTCGATCTTCCAGAAACTCGCCGACGCGATCATGCTGTTTTACGACGCCGAGGACGCTGACCGGATGTTTGCCGAGGCCGGCTTCGAGGATGTCGAACACGTCACGATGGGACCGGGGTACAACCCCGAAATCGCGATCACGACCGTCGCGCGCGTTCCGGCGTGA
- a CDS encoding type IV pilin, which produces MVDRAVSPVVGIVLVVALTVLLAATVGTMALGTTTPDPGATVQLSANADAASDAVALTHEGGDALDPAAIDVNIAIDGTDLTHQPPVPFFAATGFVSGPTGAFNSKTTGPWTAGETARLELASTNNPLLTDGATVTVTVTEETNVLARLETTAE; this is translated from the coding sequence ATGGTTGATCGTGCCGTCTCGCCCGTCGTCGGCATCGTCCTGGTCGTTGCCCTGACCGTGCTGCTCGCGGCAACGGTCGGGACGATGGCACTCGGGACAACCACACCCGACCCGGGGGCGACAGTACAGCTCTCGGCGAACGCCGACGCGGCCAGTGATGCCGTCGCCCTCACCCACGAGGGTGGCGACGCCCTCGACCCGGCGGCCATCGACGTGAATATCGCCATCGACGGGACCGATCTTACCCACCAGCCGCCGGTTCCATTCTTCGCCGCGACGGGGTTCGTGAGTGGCCCAACTGGCGCGTTCAACAGCAAGACGACCGGGCCCTGGACCGCCGGCGAGACCGCCAGGCTCGAACTCGCCTCGACGAACAACCCGCTGCTCACGGACGGCGCGACGGTGACAGTGACTGTCACCGAGGAGACCAACGTGCTCGCGAGGCTGGAAACGACGGCCGAGTAG
- a CDS encoding polyprenyl synthetase family protein, with protein sequence MEYLERRRGLIETRLEDVLASVDPAELSSELEDVVLAGGKRVRPTVALLVCEAVGGEPEDAVDFAVGVELVHNASLVVDDIIDESDRRRDSPSAWSAFGHGPALIASDGLIGEAFALFSTDERAMRAVSEAMVELGEGEATELAAMPDSEDAYRQLARRKTGALFRAAAELGAIAADADARTVEAFGQYAEQVGIAFQIRDDVLDATADAEQLGKPAGHDAAMDRPSIVQVTDLSPAEATERARSEADAALELLDTVPVEDEQAVEYLRDLANFVVERER encoded by the coding sequence ATGGAGTACCTGGAGCGACGGCGAGGGCTCATCGAAACGCGACTCGAAGATGTCCTCGCGTCGGTCGACCCGGCCGAACTGTCGAGCGAACTCGAAGACGTCGTCCTCGCAGGTGGCAAGCGGGTTCGCCCAACGGTCGCGCTGCTGGTCTGTGAGGCCGTCGGCGGCGAACCCGAGGACGCTGTCGATTTTGCGGTCGGCGTCGAGCTCGTCCACAACGCGTCGCTGGTCGTCGACGACATCATCGACGAGTCCGACCGCCGGCGTGACTCGCCCAGTGCCTGGTCCGCATTCGGACACGGGCCGGCACTGATCGCCAGCGACGGGCTGATCGGCGAGGCGTTCGCGCTGTTCTCGACTGACGAACGCGCGATGCGCGCCGTCTCGGAGGCGATGGTCGAACTCGGCGAGGGTGAAGCGACCGAACTCGCCGCGATGCCCGACTCCGAGGACGCCTACCGGCAACTCGCCCGCCGAAAGACCGGCGCACTGTTCCGTGCGGCGGCCGAACTCGGGGCAATCGCGGCCGACGCCGACGCGCGTACTGTCGAAGCGTTCGGGCAATACGCCGAACAGGTGGGTATCGCCTTCCAGATCCGCGACGACGTCCTCGACGCGACGGCCGACGCCGAGCAACTCGGCAAGCCGGCCGGTCACGACGCGGCAATGGACCGTCCATCGATCGTCCAGGTGACCGACCTCTCGCCGGCGGAGGCCACCGAGCGCGCCCGCAGCGAGGCCGACGCCGCCCTCGAACTCCTCGATACCGTTCCCGTCGAAGACGAGCAGGCCGTCGAGTATCTCCGCGATCTGGCGAATTTCGTCGTCGAACGTGAGCGGTGA